A genomic region of Arachis stenosperma cultivar V10309 chromosome 9, arast.V10309.gnm1.PFL2, whole genome shotgun sequence contains the following coding sequences:
- the LOC130950486 gene encoding protein decapping 5-like isoform X1: MASDTASSRSSSAADSYIGCLISLTSKSEIRYEGVLYNINTDESSIGLRNVRSFGTEGRKKDGPQIPPSDKVYEYILFRGTDIKDLQVKSSPPVQPTPPINADPAIIQSQYPRPVTTTSTNIPPVTGSLTDFSSQNTQLGLHGSNYQGPLPLYQPGGNIGSWGASPNAPNANGGGLAMPPMYWQGYYGAPNGLPQLQQQSLLRPPPGLSMPSSMQQPMQFPNYSPSLPAAPSNLPELPSALLPLSTSSANVTATSIPPSNLPSTLLPLSASSASVTATSVFPSNMPSTLPPAPSTTLAPESLTVSVPNKIAAVSLPAAPVTTNRPSLTPFTNGAPDIGAVVPPVNKPNAISGSSLPYQSASPLAPALVGSSNSIHMDAPAPPLVTPGQLLQSGPTVVSSSQPSQTHKDVEVVPALSTLPPEPSVPVSAEAQPPILPLPVTSRPNQRPGGAPMHTQHGYGYRGRGSGSGRGRGTGGSRPVAKFTEDFDFMAMNEKFKKDEVWGHLGKSNKSHSKDRDGEDASDEDDSQYEDNGDTSKTDAKPVYNKDDFFDTLSCNALDHDSQNGRVRYSEQIKIDTETFGDFSRHRGGWGGRGGRSRGGGYYGRGYGYGYAGRGRGRGMSSRP, encoded by the exons ATGGCTTCCGATACTGCCTCTTCTCGCTCGAGTTCCGCCGCGGATTCCTACATTGGTTGCTTGATCAGCTTGACCTCCAAGAGCGAGATCAGATACGAAGGTGTTCTCTACAATATCAACACCGATGAGTCCAGTATTGGCCTCCGAAACG TGCGATCTTTTGGAACTGAAGGAAGGAAAAAAGATGGTCCACAGATTCCTCCAAGTGACAAGGTGTACGAGTATATACTATTCCGTGGGACTGACATCAAG GATTTACAGGTTAAATCTTCTCCACCTGTCCAGCCTACTCCACCAATAAATGCTGATCCAGCTATTATTCAG TCTCAGTATCCTCGCCCAGTCACCACCACATCTACAAATATACCTCCAGTAACTGGATCTTTGACAGATTTTAGTTCTCAAAACACACAGCTAGGACTCCATGGATCAAATTATCAAGGACCATTACCTTTATATCAACCTGGAGGGAACATAGGATCATGGGGAGCTTCTCCAAATGCCCCAAATGCAAATGGTGGTGGACTAGCTATGCCACCAATGTATTGGCAGGGATATTATGGTGCTCCAAATGGGCTTCCTCAGTTACAACAGCAATCTTTGCTTCGACCACCACCTGGGTTATCAATGCCTTCATCTATGCAGCAGCCAATGCAGTTTCCTAATTATAGCCCTTCTTTGCCAGCTGCACCTTCAAATTTGCCAGAACTCCCATCAGCTTTGCTCCCATTGAGTACTAGTTCTGCCAATGTAACAGCTACTTCTATACCTCCATCTAATCTCCCATCAACTTTGCTCCCACTGAGTGCTAGTTCTGCTAGTGTGACAGCCACTTCTGTATTTCCATCTAATATGCCATCAACTTTGCCTCCAGCTCCTTCTACTACTCTAGCACCTGAATCTTTGACAGTATCAGTTCCAAACAAGATTGCTGCTGTTTCGCTTCCAGCAGCCCCAGTCACCACTAACCGACCATCGTTGACTCCTTTTACCAATGGAGCTCCCGATATAGGTGCTGTAGTACCACCAGTCAACAAACCTAATGCAATTTCTGGTTCAAGCTTGCCATATCAAAGTGCATCCCCATTAGCTCCTGCACTTGTTGGATCATCAAATTCTATACATATGGATGCACCAGCCCCTCCTTTGGTAACACCAGGTCAATTGTTGCAATCTGGACCAACTGTAGTATCTTCATCTCAGCCTTCACAAACTCATAAGGATGTTGAGGTGGTTCCTGCATTATCAACATTACCTCCAGAGCCATCTGTTCCAGTTTCTGCTGAAGCTCAGCCACCAATACTGCCACTGCCAGTAACATCGCGGCCTAATCAGAGG CCTGGGGGAGCTCCTATGCATACTCAACATGGCTACGGATACAGGGGACGTGGAAGTGGAAGTGGAAGAGGAAGAGGGACTGGG GGTTCACGCCCAGTTGCAAAATTCACTGAAGACTTTGATTTCATGGCGATGAATGAGAAGTTCAAAAAGGATGAAGTATGGGGTCATCTAGGTAAAAGCAATAAGTCCCATTCAAAAGATAGAGATGGCGAGGACGCAagtgatgaagatgacagtcaATATGAAGACAACGGTGATACATCAAAAACGGATGCCAAG CCTGTTTATAACAAGGATGATTTCTTCGACACGCTTTCTTGTAATGCACTTGATCATGATTCACAAAATGGAAGGGTTAGATATTCTGAACAAATCAAGATTGATACCGAG ACTTTTGGTGATTTTTCAAGGCACCGTGGTGGCTGGGGAGGCCGTGGTGGACGCTCTCGAGGTGGTGGTTATTATGGAAGGGGTTACGGTTATGGCTATGCAGGAAGAGGAAGGGGCCGCGGCATGTCTAGTCGTCCTTAG
- the LOC130950486 gene encoding protein decapping 5-like isoform X2, whose product MASDTASSRSSSAADSYIGCLISLTSKSEIRYEGVLYNINTDESSIGLRNVRSFGTEGRKKDGPQIPPSDKVYEYILFRGTDIKDLQVKSSPPVQPTPPINADPAIIQYPRPVTTTSTNIPPVTGSLTDFSSQNTQLGLHGSNYQGPLPLYQPGGNIGSWGASPNAPNANGGGLAMPPMYWQGYYGAPNGLPQLQQQSLLRPPPGLSMPSSMQQPMQFPNYSPSLPAAPSNLPELPSALLPLSTSSANVTATSIPPSNLPSTLLPLSASSASVTATSVFPSNMPSTLPPAPSTTLAPESLTVSVPNKIAAVSLPAAPVTTNRPSLTPFTNGAPDIGAVVPPVNKPNAISGSSLPYQSASPLAPALVGSSNSIHMDAPAPPLVTPGQLLQSGPTVVSSSQPSQTHKDVEVVPALSTLPPEPSVPVSAEAQPPILPLPVTSRPNQRPGGAPMHTQHGYGYRGRGSGSGRGRGTGGSRPVAKFTEDFDFMAMNEKFKKDEVWGHLGKSNKSHSKDRDGEDASDEDDSQYEDNGDTSKTDAKPVYNKDDFFDTLSCNALDHDSQNGRVRYSEQIKIDTETFGDFSRHRGGWGGRGGRSRGGGYYGRGYGYGYAGRGRGRGMSSRP is encoded by the exons ATGGCTTCCGATACTGCCTCTTCTCGCTCGAGTTCCGCCGCGGATTCCTACATTGGTTGCTTGATCAGCTTGACCTCCAAGAGCGAGATCAGATACGAAGGTGTTCTCTACAATATCAACACCGATGAGTCCAGTATTGGCCTCCGAAACG TGCGATCTTTTGGAACTGAAGGAAGGAAAAAAGATGGTCCACAGATTCCTCCAAGTGACAAGGTGTACGAGTATATACTATTCCGTGGGACTGACATCAAG GATTTACAGGTTAAATCTTCTCCACCTGTCCAGCCTACTCCACCAATAAATGCTGATCCAGCTATTATTCAG TATCCTCGCCCAGTCACCACCACATCTACAAATATACCTCCAGTAACTGGATCTTTGACAGATTTTAGTTCTCAAAACACACAGCTAGGACTCCATGGATCAAATTATCAAGGACCATTACCTTTATATCAACCTGGAGGGAACATAGGATCATGGGGAGCTTCTCCAAATGCCCCAAATGCAAATGGTGGTGGACTAGCTATGCCACCAATGTATTGGCAGGGATATTATGGTGCTCCAAATGGGCTTCCTCAGTTACAACAGCAATCTTTGCTTCGACCACCACCTGGGTTATCAATGCCTTCATCTATGCAGCAGCCAATGCAGTTTCCTAATTATAGCCCTTCTTTGCCAGCTGCACCTTCAAATTTGCCAGAACTCCCATCAGCTTTGCTCCCATTGAGTACTAGTTCTGCCAATGTAACAGCTACTTCTATACCTCCATCTAATCTCCCATCAACTTTGCTCCCACTGAGTGCTAGTTCTGCTAGTGTGACAGCCACTTCTGTATTTCCATCTAATATGCCATCAACTTTGCCTCCAGCTCCTTCTACTACTCTAGCACCTGAATCTTTGACAGTATCAGTTCCAAACAAGATTGCTGCTGTTTCGCTTCCAGCAGCCCCAGTCACCACTAACCGACCATCGTTGACTCCTTTTACCAATGGAGCTCCCGATATAGGTGCTGTAGTACCACCAGTCAACAAACCTAATGCAATTTCTGGTTCAAGCTTGCCATATCAAAGTGCATCCCCATTAGCTCCTGCACTTGTTGGATCATCAAATTCTATACATATGGATGCACCAGCCCCTCCTTTGGTAACACCAGGTCAATTGTTGCAATCTGGACCAACTGTAGTATCTTCATCTCAGCCTTCACAAACTCATAAGGATGTTGAGGTGGTTCCTGCATTATCAACATTACCTCCAGAGCCATCTGTTCCAGTTTCTGCTGAAGCTCAGCCACCAATACTGCCACTGCCAGTAACATCGCGGCCTAATCAGAGG CCTGGGGGAGCTCCTATGCATACTCAACATGGCTACGGATACAGGGGACGTGGAAGTGGAAGTGGAAGAGGAAGAGGGACTGGG GGTTCACGCCCAGTTGCAAAATTCACTGAAGACTTTGATTTCATGGCGATGAATGAGAAGTTCAAAAAGGATGAAGTATGGGGTCATCTAGGTAAAAGCAATAAGTCCCATTCAAAAGATAGAGATGGCGAGGACGCAagtgatgaagatgacagtcaATATGAAGACAACGGTGATACATCAAAAACGGATGCCAAG CCTGTTTATAACAAGGATGATTTCTTCGACACGCTTTCTTGTAATGCACTTGATCATGATTCACAAAATGGAAGGGTTAGATATTCTGAACAAATCAAGATTGATACCGAG ACTTTTGGTGATTTTTCAAGGCACCGTGGTGGCTGGGGAGGCCGTGGTGGACGCTCTCGAGGTGGTGGTTATTATGGAAGGGGTTACGGTTATGGCTATGCAGGAAGAGGAAGGGGCCGCGGCATGTCTAGTCGTCCTTAG